The segment attccTAATATCATCAAAGGGTTGTGGCTTATTAATAAATCACCAAGTAGTGGAGGCAGAGAATTCATTGACTCCTTTTATTGATCATGGGCCACATATCTCACAcgttatcatatatatatatatatatatatagatcgcAAAGAAAGCACTCAAGTTTGACTACCCGGAGCTGCAGGTGGTGTGGGTATAAAGGCGCGAGGATTTGGTGCTGTCGGAGTTACAGGGCCTCTAGGTTTCTTCGCTTCTGAAAGAGTAAAACAATAGTACTGCAAAATTAAGGCTTTTTAATGACATATTAGAAATtctatcaatttatttttacaataaaaagcTCACAAAATAATGTGTCAAGaattacgaaaaaaaaaaaacaatatatatactcTAATTCCAATACCTATAGTTGATGACTTTTTAGATTGATCATAACCATAACCTACTATATGGGTTCCGGGATTTGGTGGTGTTGGAAGCACCACGCCACCTTTCTTCACCTCTAAAAGAACAAGACAATAACGTtgcaaaattaaaacattttaaaattaccacatttaaatgaaaatttttataagactTCTCTTTTTTCGGATACCGCCaaccccccacacccccccccccccccccccaaaaaaaagaaaaaagaataacaatAATCGGTTAGTGTTGATTAGGGTTTTGGTTGGATAATTTGTTGGATTGCTTACCAGTTACATCTCATTCTGGCTCAACTATAATGAAatctgttatatatatatatatatatatatataaatatgttcTTGATTAACTTCAATGACCAGCTTGTTCTTTGTTTGGGCATGAActgcttttttttgttgtatatttaAAAGTTAACATTCTAGTTTGTTAAGAAATTTGTAATAACTCTAACATGACTAACTTTATATGTAAAGAAGTATATAAAAGGcgcttaaaaataataatatcaagaTATATTAACAATTAAATATATCCAAGCATAAAATATAGTAATCGCTTTCAATAAGAGTATGAAATATCATTGActtgtaataatatttttattgaaatttacaaagttgttttattttgttaaccCTGTGTTATGAGAGAGAGCGTGTGTGTTTCCACTCTAATCCACCAAAAATAGCTTTAAAGCAAATAAGCTTaacttatttcattttctttttcactcaaTTCATCTTAATCAAATGAGAATAATATAAAGAAgcaaactgaaaataaaaaccaagaatAAGAACAGAGTTACTTGAATTGCCAAGCTCAGAAGTCTCAAGTAATTTCCTGGATGCCGCTTCTGAGACCAACAgaaacatcaaaatgaagagaaaTCCCCAAGTGACGAACTTATTGGCGCCCATCGTTTTGGTACATGGGCTCCTCTCTAGGGCATGGTATTATAGGCTATAAAAGCATATAGTCCAAAGATCACTTGCCTttctgctaaaaaaaaaaaaagaggaatttgCCTCCTACTTTCTTATCTCACCGAAAGTTACTTTTATTTTGCCCAGTCAATTTAAGACTTGGAAAAATAAGGCTAAGGAAACAATAAAAAGTCACAACAAATTCATAACACTTTTAAATTAACGTGTCAACTCATTTATGTACTCATTACACTCTccaatttacattttttgacATGCTAGTCTAAAAACATTGAGACATTGTTGTGGCTTTTTGATGTGtctatagcattactcaaaaCTTTATGctcaaaaatacaaaccaattaGCTTTAGTCATGATTAAAAATAGATATGGATATCCAATCCTCTGCATCACTATCTATCACGGGTAAACTTTTTACTGCTGAATAAAACCATTTTCAATGGCatcatttccttttcttttttctggaaTGTCATTGATTGCATTGAACTTCCACCAAAATGTATGACTAAATCTTCTTCCATAAAGAAGcaaaagatttttttctttttttttttaagaaatccaACAAAGTATATCCAAATTCCAACAATATTGTTCTTGACCTAACTTGGTTGTTTAActgcacaagaaaaaaaaaatagaaaaacatggTGCACTATAACATAATTTAGAATAATATGGACCACTTCataaatatcaattaaagacaattcaaaataataaaatgatatatcaATAGAGTTagaaagataaaataattttagaaattgtttaactTTTTGGggagaacaaaattatttacaacaaaatttagaaaaaaaattatattttatacaatgattataaaataattatctattttcACGTATCACATGGGTCTACAACTAATCTAATTTAAAAAGAGAATCAGAATAAAGGAGATTATAGAgtatttttgggaaaaaaaaatttaatagcatttttgtaaataaagtCAACATTTTGAGTAATTAGAAACTAGGAAACTTCTTGTAATTCACTTTTCCCAATTCCCAAACCCACTTCAACCACTGAACCACATCCACTCTTTCCCACCTAGCCACTCTTTCTCACATACCCAATCAGTCATTCTCTctgttcttatttttctttttcttttcttagttTCTCTGCTACCTCTGTATCGTGGAAAGGTAGTCGCTTCAAACTTCAGGTGCATTTCAGGCTTTTGTTCtcatcttgttcttttttttctcttcttcctccAGTGCATTtcggggtttttttttttttttttttttttttttaaacggaCCGATTCAGGGCCTGTTTCGGCCCGAAtcgaaaacgaaaaaaaaaaaaaaaaaaagttcagcCACGGATTCGCATGCAGCCGCGTCCACAGCTGCACAACGTGTTCGTGCGTATCCGACTCGGGTGCGCTGGCCCAGTCAGTACACTCGTGCGTGCTTCCTGCTATATATAAAGAGTTCCTTTTTACATACTTCACCATCCCAGATAATAGAGGTAACTGCAAAATGGAAAGCTCTCATTGGCTTGAATGTGATATAGCCTTAGAAGTACGTggttatataattaaatttaccatatgaACAAACTATATTAAAGATTGAAAATTAGAATAGtattttaaagagttaataTTAAGCATCTAATATTAGTCAAGCTTGGAATCTAAACCTCTAATGCAAAAGTGGGATACTTTACCGTTTCACAAAGTTGTTTAATTTGCCCCGCCAGAGGGGGAGGTAATTTTTTCCAAGGCTTTAAGTGTACTTTTGGGTatgaattataaattaaaattattttactatttagtttatttttgttactatgtATAGGTCTactgcattttttggtactatttatgggttttacaatactatttcaactaatttttacctttatctatagtattttcaacaataatttttcagtttcaacaaaataagcgatattCAAACACATCCTTAATACTGTTTTTTGCTATATAAGTTTTTTGAAAGCTTCCTAACAACATCTAAAAAACTGGACGATgcaacaagaaagaaaaaattagcCCTTTCTAACTAAATAACTGAGAAGAGTTTGAAGGGAACCAAACCAACCTGATATATTGAACTCTACAAAAATATAAGTCACACTTATCGCATTAGAAGCGCACTAATATTATTGTGGGGccttttatttgcttttttcaaaatcaaaaattcTAAGGCTTcttttctcaccaaaaaaaaaaaaaaaactctaaggcTCCGTTTCTCCAAAAGGGCCAACTAGACCACaatcaaaaacataattaaatcaaatttcTCCAAAATGGCCACATTGCCTTGTGAGGCCTACAAAATTATACTAATTGAGGAATTACAGTAGAGATAATATGATCCAATACAAAAAGATAATAAGCACCACGATATTTGGGCCATTGTTGGGGTTTGTACGGTTCCGGAGTTCTTGAATTACTTTGAGGAACTTAAAGGTTGCTTTTATGTGACTTCAGAAGTTTGCAcataatttcaaaagtttttagGAGGTGTTAATTGAGTTATAATACTCTTGGTATATTCATTAgcacattattttataaattttttgtagtaaaattgataataattttagtCATTTACCATGATGTTTTGGTGACATGTAAAGTCCAAGTTTAGCAATTATAGCTACAATtgcaaataaatattatgatGACATCCAAAGTTTGAATCATCCCTCGCCgttgtaactattaaattatcaacaacaacaaaattcgAGAAGccatatttatatgaaaatggTTTAATAGAATTCCAAAGGTACAGTAATGTGCACTAAACGTTCGTCGCAGCTACCATAATCACAAGTCACATGGCGTGAATTTTCAGATCGGATAGCTGCCATCAAGAAGGTAGAGatgttttcttttatatttatttaataacttgTAATGTCAAAGGTTTGTAGCTTATTAAATCACCAAATAGTGGAGGCAGAGAATTCATTCACTCCTTTTATTCATGGGCCACATATCTCAAACGTTATCATACACATATGGATTGCAAAGAAAGCACTCAAGTTCGACTACCCAGGACTGCAGGCCTATCGGGTATATAGGCGAATGGATTTGGTCCTGACGGAGGTACAATTCCATGTTTCTTCGCTTCTGAAAGAGTAAAACAATAATACTGCAAAATTAAGGCCTTTGAAAATAGAGAGATATTAGAAATtctatcaatttatttttactataaaaagcATACAAAATTATATGCAAGAattacaagaagaagaaaaaaaaaaaaatatatatatatatatatatatatatatatatatatatactctaaTTCCAAATACCTTGTGTGAGGGGTAAAAAACCGGGAGGCCCATGTCAATGTCTACATTGGGCCAAGGGTCCAGTCCaaggaaaaacccctcctcggccatgggaagaACCCTCCTCGGCATGGATGTAGCCAAGAACGAAGGAAGCAACCTGCTACTGATAGTGACACTCCAGGTCATTCCACAGaacaggaaaagtactaaaacaaaaaaggacAACAGAGAAAATGGAAATGTCTGAGGGAAAGGttgtcattattgcattcaaTACCTTGTACCTGACATAGCCATGCTTTtttgcctttacaaccactcccaacaactggagtGAAGGGCTGATGGAACAAGTATCAGTACTAAGAACCCAATTCCGGAGtaaggaaactactataaaagaAGGTGGAGGGAGACAGGGGAGGGGGGGCTGAAACCCCTATCACACCATAGGCAGcagaaaaagctcctcggatcGTGCCGAGGACCAATCCTCTTTGGTAAACTCAGTTCATCTCAGCTTGATCGTGAAGAACACCGTGTTAACTGTTGTCCATATACTAAGGCCTaactctttgacccactctctacaaattcattgtaccaggttcactggtctaaggtcccatacatcttgggcctgggctgaaaaacgtgaccctacaccTTGAATTGATGACTTTTTGGATTGATCATAACCTTAACCTAATCCAAAATGGGTTCCAGGATTTGGTGTTGTTGGAGGCACCACGCCACCTTTCTTCACCTCTAAAAGAACAAGACAATAACATCgcaaaattaaaacattttaacATTCTTCGTCCACCATTCCAGCTTATGTCATGCAATGCAATGCCCTTCCAGGTAAGCTCCTAGACAACATTGATAAAGTtaatagaaatattttatggggCTCTTGGGAGTCAGTCAAGAAAATGCATTGGGTGGGCTGGCAGAAAATTACCCGGCCTAAAAGTGAAGGGGGGCTCGGCCTTCATACAGCTAAGGGCAGAAACCTCTCTCTTCTTGCTAAGCTTAATTGGCGCTTCAATACTGCAAAATTTGCCATGCCTTTCACAAGATGTGGCTCTACATGAGACTATGACAACTAAGATTTTATGTGTTTAACCCCAACGAATTGTTGGATTGACATAAGTGTTGCACTCCAACACAAAAAAGCTGACTGTGAAGATAGGCATATATTTTGCATTCTGCATCCCAATAAAAATTCACAATGCTGGGCACACAATGCTTCCAAATCCAGACACCAAGCACAAATAAAGCATGGGTTCATAAATGTATCACACTAAAAAACATTTCTACCATTATCTTTATCATTAGCCATTGTGTATATCTTTATGAATGTAGTTGACAATACAGCAAAGAAACTAATAACTTCAGAGCAGGTTCAGCACCAAGGGCATTTTTTTTGTCTCGCTAAACTTCTTTTGCATGCTAACAAGGATTATTTTGACAAGTGACTGGTAGAGCAATTCTCTAGTGAAAATGTTTACTGCAAACTGTTTGATTGCAAACTGTTTCCAACTCTACTTAGAACAAGCAAAATGCATTTGTCATGGATAAATATATCAAACATCAAGGATATGAATGCACTCATATGGCCCACATAATTATAAGTCTTTAATCTGTCAAAAAGAACTTGGAGAACTCGGATTCCTCCAATTAACTATCAATGCAAAGACCGAAATGTAACATGCATCGATAAAAGTGTATGCATAAAGAAATTTCCCTGAGAATCACAAGAAACTCTTATTCTGGCAAAGACAATAGGCTGTTGAAGGTCTACCTTTGCTTCAATTTCAGACAACATTTTCTGATGTGTATAAAGTTCTGATTCAGCCTCTGCCAAATGATGAAGTTGCCTTAACAAATCACCACTACCCCTAAAGCAACAAATGGTTATTTTAAAAGTTCATCTAGAACATCTATAAAGAAGAAGACACAAATACTTGAAAGCATATTCTAACAAGCATAAAATAACAATACCTTTGAGTTCGCAGGCAAAGCACACAAACCATGCAAAAGAACAATATTGGTTCTATATAATTAGTCAGGAAACCTATGAatcttattagagagagaatgGAGAATGTTTGCAATAAATTTAAGATGCCTGAGACAACTATCAACTAGAGCACAAGGAAAAATAGTGACTTACTTGCGGCTTCCACCAGTCAAAAGACCACTTGGCTGAAATATATCCCCTTCAAGAGTGACACTTCGGGTGTGAATTTCCCTATTAAAAGCAACCTATGAAACATTCAACAAAGTGCAAGTCAAGTTGGGCAAAGCCATAAGAAAATGCAATGTGCAACTAATGATTGAGAAatctcaattttaaaaataaataaattaattaaaaggcATCATCGGAAAAGCATGTCCAATAGAGCTGGATACAAAACCTATAATGATTACCTCATTTACACTTCTCAGAAAGTACCAAGAACAATAACATTAAAAGTGACAATGATTAGAAGGGGAAACATCAGATAATTTGGCATT is part of the Quercus robur chromosome 9, dhQueRobu3.1, whole genome shotgun sequence genome and harbors:
- the LOC126699367 gene encoding uncharacterized protein LOC126699367, translated to MGANKFVTWGFLFILMFLLVSEAASRKLLETSELGNSKVKKGGVVLPTPPNPGTHIVGYGYDQSKKSSTIEAKKPRGPVTPTAPNPRAFIPTPPAAPGSQT